The region CGGCCGGTGCAGCCGGATGAGATTGCCGAGATCGGCGTTGATCCCGACATTGGCCAGCCCGACTTCCTCGACGAAGCGCACGGAACTGTCGGCGGTGCCGAGATAGGTATCCTCGTACATCTCCAGCGACAGCTCGATGCCGAGATCCTCCGCGTGACGGCCGAGCGCGCGGATGCGCGCCACCGCCTTCTCCCACACCGCCGGATCGCCGGGGTTTCGCGCCCCGTCGACGGTCCAGAACCACAGCGCCTTCTTCTGATCGGTGGTGAGCGGCTCGAACAGCCCGAACGACACCGCCTCCGCCCCGACCGCCTTCGCCGTGTCGATCACCCGATGCCCGTAGTCGAGGTATTCATCGCCATGCACGGGATCGATGACGCTGCGGCGCGAGGTGGAGATCGCCGGGATGGTCAGGCCGAGCGAGCGCGTCAGCCGGACGAACTCGTCGCGCCGCGCCGGCGAAAGGTCGGCCAGCCGCAGCCAGCTGTCGGTCGGGTCGAGTTCGGTGAAACCCACCTCGACCACGTCCGAAAGCGTTTCGGCCCATTCCTCCACCGACTGGTCCTGGACCGAACGGCCATCCGAAAGCATGTTCGGATACTGGATCATCGCCGCCGCGATCGGCCAGCTGTCTCGGTTCCACTTCCGTGTCGTGGCGTCCATCGCGCCCTCCGTAAACTCGTATTGCAAAAGAAGGCCCCCCGGCGCTCACACCGCCGGGGTGCCTGAGGGGAATTGATCAGATCGTTCCGCCAAGCTCATCGTCGATATGAACGCGGATGATCTCGTCGAAGGTCGTCTCGGCGGTAAATCCGAGGCTGAGCGCTCTCTGCGGATTGAAGTCCGCGGGCCACCCGGCGACGATTTTCTGGATGACCGGATCGGGTTCGCGCCGAATGAGCTTCACGGCCTTCGCGCCCGCAACGCGCTCCAATGCGGCGATCTCCTCGCCGACAAGCGCGGAAAGGCCCGGCATCATCAGATTGCGCCTCGGCCCGACAGTCTTCAGATCGAGTCTCGCGGAGTGCACCAGAAAACCGATTGCGGAACGCGGGCTGGCAAACCAGTGCCGCACGGTCTCATCTACCGGCAGAACCGCTTCCTGCCCGGCGAGCGGTTCGCGCAGGATGTTGGAGAAGAAGCCGGATGCAGCCTTGTTGGGTTTGCCGGGGCGAATGCAGATCGTCGGAAGTCGCAGACCGATGCCATCGAAGATGCCGCGCCGTGAGTAGTCGGATAGCAGCAGCTCCGCGATGGCTTTCTGCGTACCGTAACTTGTGAGCGGCGTCGTGAAGAACTCGTCGCCGATCCGGTCCGGGAACGGGGCACCGAACACAGCCACAGAGGATGCGAAGATGACTTTCGGGAAATAGGGCTCTTTCGTCCCTTCGAGCCGGATGGCTTCGAAGAGTGCCCTCGTGCCGTCGAGATTGACGCGATACCCCTTCTCGAAGTCAGCTTCCGCCTCCCCGGAGACGACGGCGGCGAGGTGGAAGATGATGTCCGGACGCGTTGCCACCAGTGCCTCGGCGGCGCCGGGAACAGCAAGATCCACTTCACTGGCGTTCGTGATGGACGAGAGCGAAGCAGGCGCGGCCGGAGCAATGACATCGACCAACGTCACCTTGTCCGTTTCTGCGCCCAGGGACAGACGATCGGCCGCGATCCGCTCTACCAGTTTTCGCCCGAGCATGCCGGCAGCGCCGACGACGAGTATGTGCATGTTTCTTACCTTTCCTGCGGTCACGACCTCATGACCGATCCATTCTGTTGTCCGGCTGTGTCAGGCCCTTGGGAGAGCACCGCTGGCGTTGACGTAGACGCTGTAGAGGGAGGTTGTTCCGCAGATGAACAAGCGGTTGCGCTTGCGTCCGCCGAAGCAGAGATTGGCGACGACTTCCGGGATCGAAATCTTGCCGATCAGCGTTCCATCCGGCGAAATGCAATGCACCCCGTCTGCGGCGCTGCTCCAGAGATTGCCGCCGGTATCGACGCGAAAACCGTCGAAAAGCCCTGCCGTGCACTCGGCAAAGACTTCGCCGCCAGACAAGGACACGCCATCCTCGTTGACCGAGAACCTGCGGATATGGTGCGCTCCGTCGCTGGAGTGGGTGGCGCCGGTATCCGCGATGTAAAGCAGCGATTCATCCGGAGAGAAGGCAAGTCCGTTCGGCTGCTGGAAATCATTGGCAACCAGGGTCAGCTCGCCGGATTCGGGTTCCAGCCTGTAGACATTGCAACCGCCGATTTCGTGCTCAGCTGCGTCTCCCTCGTAGTCCGTGTCTATCCCATAACTCGGATCGGTGAACCACAGGCTGCCGTCCGATTTCACCACCACGTCGTTCGGTGAATTCAGCCGCTTGTTCTGGAAGTGCGATGCAAGGACGCGCCGGCTGCCATCGAACTCTGTGCGGGAGACGCAGCGCCCGCCGTGCTCGCAGGTTACGAGCCGTCCGTGCAGGTCTCTCGTATTGCCATTGGAGTTGAAGGCCGGCGAGCGGAAAACGCTGACGGAACCGTCAGTCTCGTCCCAGCGCATCATGCGGTCGTTGGGGATATCGGACCAGACCAGGTATCGCCCGGCCGGGAAATAGGCAGGCCCCTCCGACCAGCGGCAGCCCGTGAAGAGCTTTTCGACATGGACATTCGGCATGACAAGCTTGCGGAAGCGTTCATCGAGGACGTTGAAGCAGGCGTCGAGCATGGTGTTGCACCAATTCTGTTTCGCAAGTGGCGTCGGTCAGCGGCGCGACATGAGCCGCTCGACAAGAACGGCGGCGATGATGATGGTTCCGATGGCCGTCCCCTGCCAGAAAGGCGAGACGCCCATGAGATTGAGCCAGTTGCGGATCATGACCATGATGAAGACGCCGATCAGCGTTCCGATGATCGTACCCCTGCCCCCAAAGAGACTGGCACCGCCGATAACCACGGCCGCGATCGCATCGAGTTCCATCATGTTTCCGGCAAGGGGATCGATGGAGAGGATCTGGCCGGCGACCAGCGTGATCGCCACCGCCGACATGGCCCCCGAAACCGCATAGGGAACGATCTTGTAGAAGACGACAGACAAACCGGCGATGCGTGCCGCCTCGTAGTTCGAACCGAGCGCATAGATCGTACGGCCGCCCTTGGTGCGGTTGAGGTAAAACCAGCTGGCGCCGTAGAGGACTGCGAGAATGAAGACGTTCGCCGGGATCCCGCCGATCGAGCCGTAGACCAGCATGGAGAGGCCTTCCGGAATGTCGGAAATGGACTGCTGTCCCGATAGCACATAGGCGAGGCTGCGGCAGATCGACATCATGCCGAGCGTCACCACGAAAGGTGCAAGCCCGAAGACCGCTACCAGAACTCCTGAGAACGCCCCTATGAGTGCCCCACAGGAGACCGCGACGGCAATTGCCAGCGGAAGCGGCATTTCGCGCATGGACAGGCCGAGGATGATGCCCGTCAAGCCGGCGATCGAGCCAACGGAAAGATCGATCCCCCCTGTCAGAATGACGAAAGTCATGCCGATCGCGACGATGCCGATGACAACCGATTGGTCGAGCAAGTTGAGAAGATTGCTCGACGTCAGAAAGTAGGGCGACATCAGCGACAAAACCACAGCCAGCCCGAAGGCGAGCAGGATCATGCGGACCTCGTTGCCCTGGGCGATGCGACGGAGAGGTGCGGAAACAGTGATTGAGGTCATGTCGCTATCCTGATCTGATGGCTGAAATTCTGCAGAAGAAGCGTTGCCAGCGCGTCCTTCATCTCGGCCGGGTCTGGTGGAGAAATGCCGGGTTCGAACAGGAATCCGGCCGTTCCCAGATCGTGATCGTGCGGATTGGAAAGCCGGAAGTGCATCACGGTCTGTCCGTTCGTGCCCGGCTGCATGCCTTCGACCGGGCTCGCCAGAGACGCGGCGACCGGATTTGCGTTATTTGCTACGATGGACCCTGACGCGAAACCGAGCGCGCGTTCCGCGCCGTTCGATGTGAGCAGGCATATGAAGTTCTCCTCGCCGCGCAGGATCCAGAAACCCGCACAACCGAACCGCTGAGACAGCGCGTTGAGAACCTTCGCCTGGCCCGCCGTGGAACTGCGCGGCGCGGCAAAAAGGGTCAGCGTTTCTTCGTTCAGGAGGCGCGTGGGTATCGTGCCCAGTGTTCGTCCGTCGCTGATCGGAACAATGTTGTCGCTGAGCGCCAGCAGTTCCTCGAAATCGGAGGAAACGAGGAGGATCGAAACGCCCTCCTCCGCCACGCTTCGCAGCAGCTGGTAGATCTCGGAGCGGGCGGCGATATCCACCCCCTTTGTCGGCTCGTCGAGCAGGAGAATGTCGGGCTTCAGCAGCAGGCAACGCATCATCAGGATCTTCTGCTGCATGCCGCCGGAAAAATTGAGAAGGTTTGCGTCCTCGAGACGAGTGCGCGGCATGTCCAGCCGATCCGCAAGTCTACCGATCTCGGACACCAGGTTGCGCCTGCCCAGCCGCCACCCTCGCCGCCTCGCCATATCGACAAGGGTAAGGTTTTCCATCACCGAGAAGTCCGGCACGATGCTCTGGCGGCGTCGATCTTCGGCCACATAGCCGATCCCCGCCCGGATTGCGTCGATCGGCGCGGAAGCGCGAAACGGTTCTCCCCTCAGGCGGATCTCGCCCTCGCTGATGCGACGGCTGCCGAAGATCCCCTCCAGGGTCTCGGAGCGTCCGGCGCCGACAAGGCCGCCAAGCCCCAGGATCTCTCCCTTGCGCAGGCTGAACGACACATCACGGACGGCGGCGCCATCGCCGATGTGCTCCACCTGCAGGACGACCGGCGTACCATCGAAGTTGCGCTCGCCATCCACGGGACCGATTGGCGCCACGTCTCGCCCAACCATCAGCCGTATCAATTCCGCCTGGTTGAGCTCCGCCGTCTTGCGGGCGAGCGCCACTGTCTTGCCAT is a window of Sinorhizobium sp. BG8 DNA encoding:
- a CDS encoding ABC transporter permease: MTSITVSAPLRRIAQGNEVRMILLAFGLAVVLSLMSPYFLTSSNLLNLLDQSVVIGIVAIGMTFVILTGGIDLSVGSIAGLTGIILGLSMREMPLPLAIAVAVSCGALIGAFSGVLVAVFGLAPFVVTLGMMSICRSLAYVLSGQQSISDIPEGLSMLVYGSIGGIPANVFILAVLYGASWFYLNRTKGGRTIYALGSNYEAARIAGLSVVFYKIVPYAVSGAMSAVAITLVAGQILSIDPLAGNMMELDAIAAVVIGGASLFGGRGTIIGTLIGVFIMVMIRNWLNLMGVSPFWQGTAIGTIIIAAVLVERLMSRR
- a CDS encoding SMP-30/gluconolactonase/LRE family protein: MLDACFNVLDERFRKLVMPNVHVEKLFTGCRWSEGPAYFPAGRYLVWSDIPNDRMMRWDETDGSVSVFRSPAFNSNGNTRDLHGRLVTCEHGGRCVSRTEFDGSRRVLASHFQNKRLNSPNDVVVKSDGSLWFTDPSYGIDTDYEGDAAEHEIGGCNVYRLEPESGELTLVANDFQQPNGLAFSPDESLLYIADTGATHSSDGAHHIRRFSVNEDGVSLSGGEVFAECTAGLFDGFRVDTGGNLWSSAADGVHCISPDGTLIGKISIPEVVANLCFGGRKRNRLFICGTTSLYSVYVNASGALPRA
- a CDS encoding sugar ABC transporter ATP-binding protein; this translates as MTPLLVASNIAKSFGGAKALSDANFELAYGEVHALFGSNGAGKSTLSRIICGHVRSDSGSLELAGTPVNFKEPREALGAGIAIVTQETNMAPDLSAFENVLLPLYGHAAPIDRKAIRAATVETLERLGLADAIPLDEPVRYLTAARRQMLEIARALTLKSRIIIFDEPTTALSPSEVGRLFEAIDHLRREGKGIVFVSHRLEELFTITDRITVLRDGKTVALARKTAELNQAELIRLMVGRDVAPIGPVDGERNFDGTPVVLQVEHIGDGAAVRDVSFSLRKGEILGLGGLVGAGRSETLEGIFGSRRISEGEIRLRGEPFRASAPIDAIRAGIGYVAEDRRRQSIVPDFSVMENLTLVDMARRRGWRLGRRNLVSEIGRLADRLDMPRTRLEDANLLNFSGGMQQKILMMRCLLLKPDILLLDEPTKGVDIAARSEIYQLLRSVAEEGVSILLVSSDFEELLALSDNIVPISDGRTLGTIPTRLLNEETLTLFAAPRSSTAGQAKVLNALSQRFGCAGFWILRGEENFICLLTSNGAERALGFASGSIVANNANPVAASLASPVEGMQPGTNGQTVMHFRLSNPHDHDLGTAGFLFEPGISPPDPAEMKDALATLLLQNFSHQIRIAT
- the denD gene encoding D-erythronate dehydrogenase produces the protein MHILVVGAAGMLGRKLVERIAADRLSLGAETDKVTLVDVIAPAAPASLSSITNASEVDLAVPGAAEALVATRPDIIFHLAAVVSGEAEADFEKGYRVNLDGTRALFEAIRLEGTKEPYFPKVIFASSVAVFGAPFPDRIGDEFFTTPLTSYGTQKAIAELLLSDYSRRGIFDGIGLRLPTICIRPGKPNKAASGFFSNILREPLAGQEAVLPVDETVRHWFASPRSAIGFLVHSARLDLKTVGPRRNLMMPGLSALVGEEIAALERVAGAKAVKLIRREPDPVIQKIVAGWPADFNPQRALSLGFTAETTFDEIIRVHIDDELGGTI
- a CDS encoding sugar phosphate isomerase/epimerase family protein: MDATTRKWNRDSWPIAAAMIQYPNMLSDGRSVQDQSVEEWAETLSDVVEVGFTELDPTDSWLRLADLSPARRDEFVRLTRSLGLTIPAISTSRRSVIDPVHGDEYLDYGHRVIDTAKAVGAEAVSFGLFEPLTTDQKKALWFWTVDGARNPGDPAVWEKAVARIRALGRHAEDLGIELSLEMYEDTYLGTADSSVRFVEEVGLANVGINADLGNLIRLHRPVEHWQEMMAKVAPFAKYWHVKNYTRMEDPASGVIVTHPAPLETGIINYRAAIRMALAHGYCSPFLCEHYGGDGLSVSAANRAYLRRILPRDDKDTNR